AGTGTAGGCCCTAGACCAATTGCATTAGCCAGTACAATTGACTCAAATGGAATTAATAATGTTAGTCCATTTAGTTTTTTTAATGTATTCAGCGCAAAACCACCAATTGCAATTTTTTCTCCGGCAAGAAGAGTTAGAAATAATACAACAAAAGATACATTAGAAAATATTAAAGAGACTAAGGAGGTTGTAATCAATATTGTAAATGATAAAATAGTTGAAAAAGCCTCCATTTCCAGTACCGAATTTCCACCTGAGATTGATGAATTTAATGAATCAGGTCTAACACCAATTGCTTCAAAAAGAATTAAACCCTTTAGAGTAAAGGAGTCTCCTGTCCAAATGGAATGTAAAGTAAACCAAATAATTGAGCTTGGACAAAAAGGAGGCGCAGGAA
This sequence is a window from Flavobacteriales bacterium TMED191. Protein-coding genes within it:
- a CDS encoding flavin reductase family protein: MNLEIEPNKIATKDLHKYLLSSVGPRPIALASTIDSNGINNVSPFSFFNVFSAKPPIAIFSPARRVRNNTTKDTLENIKETKEVVINIVNDKIVEKASISSTEFPPEIDEFNESGLTPIASKRIKPFRVKESPVQMECKVNQIIELGQKGGAGNLIICEIILIHINSEILDKNNQIDQNKVKLVGRLGNNWYCKGFGQSLFEIQKPK